A window of the Bacteroidota bacterium genome harbors these coding sequences:
- a CDS encoding Gfo/Idh/MocA family oxidoreductase codes for MVKIGVLGAGHLGKIHLSIIKQLPQFGLVGFYDADPLTAKKIANELNVKPYASIDELIEDCDAIDIVTPTITHFECASKALKKTRHVFIEKPLTHTLKEAKKLLTLANEANVKIQVGHVERFNPAFLTAAPYISEPLFIETHRLAQFNPRGTDVSVVLDLMIHDIDIVLSIVKANIKRVSASGVAVVSDTPDITNARIEFDNGCVANLTSSRISLKNMRKTRFFQKDAYISVDFLDKKVEMVRLKPVMGDVDPLAITIDLGKNKGMKQIFFENKTAEPNNAIKLELEAFANAILNNTSTPVPIEDGYKALDVAHLIIDKIKLSSVTEDINNGQ; via the coding sequence ATGGTAAAGATCGGGGTTTTAGGAGCCGGCCATTTGGGCAAAATACATTTGTCGATCATAAAACAACTTCCGCAATTCGGACTGGTCGGCTTTTATGATGCAGACCCGCTTACAGCAAAAAAAATTGCAAATGAATTAAATGTGAAGCCGTACGCTTCTATTGATGAGCTTATAGAAGATTGTGATGCGATTGATATTGTAACGCCTACCATCACACACTTTGAATGCGCGTCAAAAGCGCTGAAAAAAACAAGACATGTATTTATTGAAAAACCATTGACACATACACTTAAGGAAGCCAAAAAACTACTTACCCTGGCCAACGAGGCGAATGTAAAAATACAGGTGGGCCATGTGGAACGTTTTAACCCGGCTTTTTTAACTGCAGCACCCTATATTTCTGAACCATTATTTATTGAAACACACCGCCTCGCGCAATTCAATCCGCGGGGTACGGATGTTTCGGTAGTACTCGACCTAATGATACACGATATTGATATTGTGCTAAGTATTGTTAAAGCAAATATTAAACGGGTGAGCGCCAGCGGAGTGGCAGTTGTTAGTGATACACCCGACATTACCAACGCGCGGATCGAATTCGATAACGGATGTGTGGCTAATCTTACTTCGAGCCGTATTTCGCTGAAGAATATGCGTAAAACCCGCTTTTTTCAAAAAGATGCGTATATTTCCGTTGATTTTTTAGATAAGAAGGTGGAGATGGTGAGGCTTAAACCTGTTATGGGTGATGTTGATCCGCTCGCAATAACAATTGATCTGGGTAAAAACAAAGGTATGAAGCAAATATTTTTTGAAAATAAAACAGCAGAACCTAACAACGCCATTAAATTGGAACTTGAAGCATTTGCCAATGCTATTCTTAATAACACTTCAACTCCTGTACCTATCGAAGACGGGTATAAGGCACTCGATGTGGCCCACCTGATCATTGATAAAATAAAGTTATCCTCGGTTACGGAAGATATTAACAACGGACAATAA